The proteins below come from a single Papaver somniferum cultivar HN1 chromosome 11, ASM357369v1, whole genome shotgun sequence genomic window:
- the LOC113322854 gene encoding pleiotropic drug resistance protein 2-like isoform X2: protein MANLGALLAGGGDDLARSMSRSSIGGSRRSWASTSMREAWSGGGEQHQHPSQRRHHHEEDEEELVWAAIERLPTYDRVRKSVLSSVMDNGRIRHSEIDVAKLGLQDKKQLMDSILKVVEEDNEKFLQRLRNRIDRVGIDIPKIEVRFENLSVEADAYLASRALPTLFNATLNAFETIFGLIRCAPSKKQVNKILRGLNGVVKPSRLTLLLGPPTSGKTTFLQALAGKLDKSLRVTGKVTYCGHEFSEFIPQRTSAYISQHDLHNAQMTVRETLDFSGRCLGVGTRFDMLAELSRREKEAGIKPDPEIDAFMKATAIEGQESSLVTDYVLKILGLDICADIMVGGAMARGISGGQKKRVTTGEMLVGPAKALFMDEISTGLDSSTTFQIIKFMKQMVHVMDVTMIISLLQPAPETFDLFDDIILLSEGEIIYQGPRENVLDFFESMGFKCPERKGVADFLQEVTSKKDQEQYWYNKNEPYRYISVSEFVHSFKSFHIGQQLTEELKIPYDKSRAHPAALVKTKYGISNRELFKACFSREWLLMKRSSFLYIFKTCQITFMSIITLTVFLRTEMTPGTIAGGGKYLGALFFSLIQVMFNGMAELAMTVFGLPVFYKQRDFLFYPAWAYALPIWILRIPLSFMESAIWIILTYYTIGFAPAASRFFRQFLTFFGIHQMALSLFRFIAALGRTTVVANTLGTFTLLLVFVLGGYIVSKDDLQPWMSWGYYVSPMMYGQNAIAINEFLDERWDKPLPGADPVTGQSTVGKVLLKSRGLFLTDNWFWICVGALFAFSVLFNVLFMLALTYLSPFGESKALIADEDDSKKSKNIRLQEISGSNATEPKRGMVLPFQPLSLSFNHVNYYVDMPAEMKSQGIEETRLQLLRDVSGAFRPGVLTALVGVSGAGKTTLMDVLAGRKTGGYIEGEINISGYPKNQATFARVSGYCEQNDIHSPHVTVYESLLYSAWLRLSADVKKETRKMFVDEVMDLVELHPLSNSLVGMPGEDGLSTEQRKRLTIAVELVANPSIIFMDEPTSGLDARAAAIVMRTVRNTVDTGRTVVCTIHQPSIDIFEAFDELLLMKRGGQVTYAGSLGARSHKLVEYFQSVPGVAKIRDGYNPATWMLDVSSASVEAQLDVDFAEVYANSILYQRNQEVIKELSTPAPGSQDLHFPTEYSQDFLTQCKACFWKQHWSYWRNPKYNAIRLFTTTVIGILFGVIFWDKGDKTSKQQDLQNLLGAMYSATLFLGAGNAASVQAIVAVERTVFYREKAAGMYSALPYAFAQVAIEVIYVFVQTLVYSLILFSMIGFPWGVAKFLYFFYFMFMCFIYFTLYGMMCVALTPSPQIASIAMSFFLSLWNLFSGFLLPRPQIPIWWRWYYWGSPVAWTLYGLVASQVGDKTNELLVPGLLVNPTVKSFLKDIFGFEYDFLKWVVLAHIGFVVAFFFVFAYGIKNFNFQRR from the exons atGGCGAATTTAGGAGCATTATTAGCAGGAGGAGGAGATGATTTAGCTCGATCAATGAGTAGATCATCAATAGGAGGAAGTAGAAGAAGTTGGGCATCAACTAGTATGAGAGAAGCATGGAGCGGAGGAGGAGAACAACACCAACATCCAAGTCAAAGAAGACatcatcatgaagaagatgaagaggaattaGTATGGGCTGCTATTGAGAGATTACCGACTTATGATAGAGTTAGAAAATCTGTTTTATCATCGGTTATGGATAATGGTAGAATCCGTCATTCTGAAATTGATGTTGCTAAATTGGGGTTACAAGATAAGAAGCAGTTGATGGATAGTATACTTAAAGTTGTGGAAGAAGATAACGAAAAGTTTCTTCAGAGATTGAGGAATCGAATCGatag GGTTGGAATTGATATTCCTAAGATTGAAGTGCGATTTGAGAATTTGTCAGTGGAGGCTGATGCTTATCTTGCTAGTAGAGCACTTCCAACATTGTTCAATGCTACTTTGAATGCTTTTGag ACGATTTTTGGTTTAATTCGATGTGCGCCATCCAAgaagcaagtgaacaagatactTCGTGGATTGAATGGAGTCGTAAAACCTTCCAG GTTGACATTGCTACTTGGACCTCCGACCTCAGGAAAAACTACATTCTTGCAAGCACTTGCAGGAAAGCTTGATAAAAGTCTACGG GTAACTGGAAAAGTCACCTACTGTGGACATGAATTCTCAGAATTCATCCCTCAAAGGACCTCCGCATATATTAGTCAGCACGACCTTCACAATGCACAGATGACAGTAAGGGAAACATTGGATTTTTCCGGACGCTGCTTAGGAGTTGGCACCAGATTCGACATGTTGGCAGAGTTGTCAAGACGAGAAAAAGAGGCAGGAATAAAGCCAGATCCTGAGATCGACGCATTCATGAAGGCGACAGCCATAGAAGGACAAGAAAGCAGTTTAGTGACAGATTATGTTCTTAAG ATACTTGGGCTCGATATTTGTGCTGATATTATGGTGGGTGGTGCCATGGCAAGGGGTATATCCGGTGGGCAAAAAAAGCGTGTGACAACTG gAGAGATGTTGGTCGGTCCAGCAAAAGCTCTCTTCATGGATGAAATATCAACTGGGCTAGACAGTTCAACCACCTTTCAGATTATTAAGTTTATGAAACAAATGGTACATGTGATGGATGTGACTATGATCATATCTCTCTTGCAACCTGCTCCAGAAACATTTGATCTCTTTGATGACATTATCCTACTTTCGGAGGGTGAGATTATCTACCAAGGACCCCGTGAAAATGTTCTTGACTTCTTTGAAAGCATGGGATTCAAATGCCCCGAAAGGAAAGGAGTAGCAGATTTTCTGCAAGAGGTAACTTCAAAGAAGGACCAAGAGCAATATTGGTACAATAAGAATGAGCCTTACAGATACATCTCAGTATCTGAGTTTGTGCACTCCTTCAAAAGCTTCCACATAGGTCAACAACTTACAGAGGAACTCAAAATTCCTTATGACAAATCGAGAGCCCATCCTGCTGCATTAGTAAAGACCAAGTATGGTATCTCCAACAGGGAACTCTTTAAGGCATGCTTCTCGAGGGAATGGTTGTTGATGAAGCGCAGCTCTTTCCTGTACATTTTCAAAACTTGCCAGATAACATTTATGTCAATCATCACATTAACTGTGTTCTTGAGAACAGAGATGACTCCTGGTACAATAGCTGGAGGAGGGAAGTATCTTGGAGCCCTGTTTTTCAGTCTGATTCAAGTGATGTTTAATGGGATGGCTGAGCTTGCTATGACTGTATTCGGGCTGCCTGTGTTCTATAAGCAGAGAGATTTTCTGTTTTATCCTGCATGGGCTTATGCTTTGCCAATCTGGATCCTCAGGATTCCTCTCTCCTTTATGGAATCTGCAATATGGATCATTCTTACGTACTACACAATTGGGTTTGCACCTGCAGCCAGTAG ATTCTTCCGACAGTTCTTGACGTTTTTTGGTATCCATCAGATGGCTTTATCACTTTTCCGTTTCATAGCAGCACTTGGACGAACCACAGTGGTTGCAAATACACTCGGTACCTTTACCTTGCTGTTGGTTTTTGTGCTTGGAGGATACATTGTTTCCAAAG ACGATCTTCAGCCATGGATGAGTTGGGGATACTATGTTTCTCCAATGATGTACGGCCAAAATGCCATTGCCATTAACGAATTTCTTGATGAAAGATGGGACAAG CCTCTACCCGGAGCTGATCCCGTCACTGGTCAATCGACGGTAGGAAAGGTTCTTCTGAAATCCAGAGGATTATTTTTGACAGACAACTGGTTTTGGATTTGTGTTGGGGCACTCTTTGCGTTTTCTGTTCTCTTCAACGTTCTTTTCATGCTTGCACTTACTTATTTAAGCC CTTTTGGTGAGTCTAAAGCTTTGATTGCGGATGAGGATGACAGTAAGAAGTCGAAGAACATCCGGTTACAGGAGATTAGTGGATCAAATGCAACAGAACCAAAAAGAGGAATGGTTCTACCTTTCCAGCCTCTTTCACTTTCGTTCAACCATGTGAATTACTATGTTGATATGCCTGCT GAAATGAAGTCCCAAGGAATTGAAGAAACTCGTCTCCAGTTGTTAAGAGATGTTAGCGGGGCTTTCAGACCAGGAGTATTGACAGCATTAGTTGGTGTTAGCGGTGCTGGAAAAACTACCTTGATGGATGTTCTAGCAGGAAGGAAAACTGGAGGGTACATTGAAGGAGAAATTAACATATCTGGATATCCAAAGAACCAAGCAACATTTGCTCGAGTTAGTGGTTACTGTGAACAAAATGATATTCATTCACCTCATGTCACAGTTTACGAATCTCTTTTGTACTCAGCCTGGCTTCGTCTCTCTGCTGATGTTAAGAAGGAGACGCGAAAG ATGTTCGTTGACGAGGTTATGGACTTGGTTGAGCTTCATCCGCTGAGCAATTCTCTAGTTGGTATGCCTGGAGAAGACGGTCTTTCAACTGAACAGAGAAAGAGACTTACCATAGCCGTAGAGTTGGTTGCTAATCCATCAATCATTTTCATGGATGAGCCAACATCAGGTCTTGATGCTAGGGCTGCCGCAATTGTCATGCGAACCGTGAGAAACACAGTAGATACAGGGAGAACGGTTGTCTGCACTATTCATCAACCTAGTATTGATATCTTTGAAGCTTTTGATGAG CTTTTATTGATGAAAAGAGGAGGGCAAGTCACATATGCTGGATCACTTGGTGCTCGTTCTCACAAGCTTGTAGAATACTTTCAG TCTGTTCCCGGTGTTGCAAAGATTAGAGATGGATATAATCCTGCTACATGGATGCTTGATGTTAGTTCTGCTTCTGTGGAGGCTCAGCTAGACGTAGATTTTGCTGAAGTTTATGCTAATTCCATCCTCTATCA GAGAAACCAAGAAGTTATCAAAGAGTTAAGCACTCCTGCACCAGGTTCCCAAGACCTTCATTTCCCCACCGAGTACTCCCAAGATTTTCTGACTCAATGCAAAGCGTGTTTCTGGAAACAACATTGGTCATATTGGAGGAATCCTAAATACAATGCAATCCGATTGTTCACAACTACAGTCATTGGAATTCTATTTGGTGTAATCTTTTGGGACAAAGGAGACAAAAC CTCTAAACAACAAGACCTGCAGAATTTGCTTGGAGCTATGTATTCTGCTACTCTTTTCCTTGGAGCGGGTAACGCTGCTTCTGTGCAGGCTATTGTTGCGGTTGAGAGAACAGTATTCTACCGTGAAAAAGCTGCGGGAATGTACTCCGCATTGCCCTACGCATTTGCACAG GTGGCCATCGAGGTGATTTATGTCTTTGTCCAGACCTTGGTGTACTCTCTTATCCTTTTCTCTATGATTGGGTTCCCTTGGGGCGTAGCCAAGTTCTTGTACTTCTTCTACTTCATGTTCATGTGCTTTATCTACTTTACATTGTACGGCATGATGTGCGTAGCGCTGACTCCATCCCCCCAAATTGCTTCCATCGCTATGTCCTTCTTCTTAAGTTTATGGAATTTGTTCTCTGGTTTTCTCCTCCCTAGGCCG CAAATTCCCATATGGTGGAGGTGGTACTACTGGGGTTCACCTGTTGCTTGGACTCTTTACGGTCTAGTGGCATCTCAGGTTGGTGACAAGACCAATGAATTGCTGGTTCCCGGGTTGTTAGTCAATCCAACAGTAAAAAGTTTCCTGAaggatattttcggttttgaatacGACTTCCTTAAGTGGGTTGTCTTAGCTCATATCGGGTTTGTTGTTGCCTTTTTCTTTGTCTTTGCTTATGGAATCAAGAACTTCAACTTCCAAAGAAGATGA
- the LOC113322854 gene encoding pleiotropic drug resistance protein 2-like isoform X1 yields MANLGALLAGGGDDLARSMSRSSIGGSRRSWASTSMREAWSGGGEQHQHPSQRRHHHEEDEEELVWAAIERLPTYDRVRKSVLSSVMDNGRIRHSEIDVAKLGLQDKKQLMDSILKVVEEDNEKFLQRLRNRIDRVGIDIPKIEVRFENLSVEADAYLASRALPTLFNATLNAFETIFGLIRCAPSKKQVNKILRGLNGVVKPSRLTLLLGPPTSGKTTFLQALAGKLDKSLRVSFLSIAYTCTPSLACVISVVHTCLTVYLCLLQVTGKVTYCGHEFSEFIPQRTSAYISQHDLHNAQMTVRETLDFSGRCLGVGTRFDMLAELSRREKEAGIKPDPEIDAFMKATAIEGQESSLVTDYVLKILGLDICADIMVGGAMARGISGGQKKRVTTGEMLVGPAKALFMDEISTGLDSSTTFQIIKFMKQMVHVMDVTMIISLLQPAPETFDLFDDIILLSEGEIIYQGPRENVLDFFESMGFKCPERKGVADFLQEVTSKKDQEQYWYNKNEPYRYISVSEFVHSFKSFHIGQQLTEELKIPYDKSRAHPAALVKTKYGISNRELFKACFSREWLLMKRSSFLYIFKTCQITFMSIITLTVFLRTEMTPGTIAGGGKYLGALFFSLIQVMFNGMAELAMTVFGLPVFYKQRDFLFYPAWAYALPIWILRIPLSFMESAIWIILTYYTIGFAPAASRFFRQFLTFFGIHQMALSLFRFIAALGRTTVVANTLGTFTLLLVFVLGGYIVSKDDLQPWMSWGYYVSPMMYGQNAIAINEFLDERWDKPLPGADPVTGQSTVGKVLLKSRGLFLTDNWFWICVGALFAFSVLFNVLFMLALTYLSPFGESKALIADEDDSKKSKNIRLQEISGSNATEPKRGMVLPFQPLSLSFNHVNYYVDMPAEMKSQGIEETRLQLLRDVSGAFRPGVLTALVGVSGAGKTTLMDVLAGRKTGGYIEGEINISGYPKNQATFARVSGYCEQNDIHSPHVTVYESLLYSAWLRLSADVKKETRKMFVDEVMDLVELHPLSNSLVGMPGEDGLSTEQRKRLTIAVELVANPSIIFMDEPTSGLDARAAAIVMRTVRNTVDTGRTVVCTIHQPSIDIFEAFDELLLMKRGGQVTYAGSLGARSHKLVEYFQSVPGVAKIRDGYNPATWMLDVSSASVEAQLDVDFAEVYANSILYQRNQEVIKELSTPAPGSQDLHFPTEYSQDFLTQCKACFWKQHWSYWRNPKYNAIRLFTTTVIGILFGVIFWDKGDKTSKQQDLQNLLGAMYSATLFLGAGNAASVQAIVAVERTVFYREKAAGMYSALPYAFAQVAIEVIYVFVQTLVYSLILFSMIGFPWGVAKFLYFFYFMFMCFIYFTLYGMMCVALTPSPQIASIAMSFFLSLWNLFSGFLLPRPQIPIWWRWYYWGSPVAWTLYGLVASQVGDKTNELLVPGLLVNPTVKSFLKDIFGFEYDFLKWVVLAHIGFVVAFFFVFAYGIKNFNFQRR; encoded by the exons atGGCGAATTTAGGAGCATTATTAGCAGGAGGAGGAGATGATTTAGCTCGATCAATGAGTAGATCATCAATAGGAGGAAGTAGAAGAAGTTGGGCATCAACTAGTATGAGAGAAGCATGGAGCGGAGGAGGAGAACAACACCAACATCCAAGTCAAAGAAGACatcatcatgaagaagatgaagaggaattaGTATGGGCTGCTATTGAGAGATTACCGACTTATGATAGAGTTAGAAAATCTGTTTTATCATCGGTTATGGATAATGGTAGAATCCGTCATTCTGAAATTGATGTTGCTAAATTGGGGTTACAAGATAAGAAGCAGTTGATGGATAGTATACTTAAAGTTGTGGAAGAAGATAACGAAAAGTTTCTTCAGAGATTGAGGAATCGAATCGatag GGTTGGAATTGATATTCCTAAGATTGAAGTGCGATTTGAGAATTTGTCAGTGGAGGCTGATGCTTATCTTGCTAGTAGAGCACTTCCAACATTGTTCAATGCTACTTTGAATGCTTTTGag ACGATTTTTGGTTTAATTCGATGTGCGCCATCCAAgaagcaagtgaacaagatactTCGTGGATTGAATGGAGTCGTAAAACCTTCCAG GTTGACATTGCTACTTGGACCTCCGACCTCAGGAAAAACTACATTCTTGCAAGCACTTGCAGGAAAGCTTGATAAAAGTCTACGGGTCTCTTTTCTTTCTATTGCTTATACATGTACCCCCTCTCTTGCATGTGTAATTAGTGTCGTTCATACATGTCTAACGGTGTATTTGTGCCTTCTACAGGTAACTGGAAAAGTCACCTACTGTGGACATGAATTCTCAGAATTCATCCCTCAAAGGACCTCCGCATATATTAGTCAGCACGACCTTCACAATGCACAGATGACAGTAAGGGAAACATTGGATTTTTCCGGACGCTGCTTAGGAGTTGGCACCAGATTCGACATGTTGGCAGAGTTGTCAAGACGAGAAAAAGAGGCAGGAATAAAGCCAGATCCTGAGATCGACGCATTCATGAAGGCGACAGCCATAGAAGGACAAGAAAGCAGTTTAGTGACAGATTATGTTCTTAAG ATACTTGGGCTCGATATTTGTGCTGATATTATGGTGGGTGGTGCCATGGCAAGGGGTATATCCGGTGGGCAAAAAAAGCGTGTGACAACTG gAGAGATGTTGGTCGGTCCAGCAAAAGCTCTCTTCATGGATGAAATATCAACTGGGCTAGACAGTTCAACCACCTTTCAGATTATTAAGTTTATGAAACAAATGGTACATGTGATGGATGTGACTATGATCATATCTCTCTTGCAACCTGCTCCAGAAACATTTGATCTCTTTGATGACATTATCCTACTTTCGGAGGGTGAGATTATCTACCAAGGACCCCGTGAAAATGTTCTTGACTTCTTTGAAAGCATGGGATTCAAATGCCCCGAAAGGAAAGGAGTAGCAGATTTTCTGCAAGAGGTAACTTCAAAGAAGGACCAAGAGCAATATTGGTACAATAAGAATGAGCCTTACAGATACATCTCAGTATCTGAGTTTGTGCACTCCTTCAAAAGCTTCCACATAGGTCAACAACTTACAGAGGAACTCAAAATTCCTTATGACAAATCGAGAGCCCATCCTGCTGCATTAGTAAAGACCAAGTATGGTATCTCCAACAGGGAACTCTTTAAGGCATGCTTCTCGAGGGAATGGTTGTTGATGAAGCGCAGCTCTTTCCTGTACATTTTCAAAACTTGCCAGATAACATTTATGTCAATCATCACATTAACTGTGTTCTTGAGAACAGAGATGACTCCTGGTACAATAGCTGGAGGAGGGAAGTATCTTGGAGCCCTGTTTTTCAGTCTGATTCAAGTGATGTTTAATGGGATGGCTGAGCTTGCTATGACTGTATTCGGGCTGCCTGTGTTCTATAAGCAGAGAGATTTTCTGTTTTATCCTGCATGGGCTTATGCTTTGCCAATCTGGATCCTCAGGATTCCTCTCTCCTTTATGGAATCTGCAATATGGATCATTCTTACGTACTACACAATTGGGTTTGCACCTGCAGCCAGTAG ATTCTTCCGACAGTTCTTGACGTTTTTTGGTATCCATCAGATGGCTTTATCACTTTTCCGTTTCATAGCAGCACTTGGACGAACCACAGTGGTTGCAAATACACTCGGTACCTTTACCTTGCTGTTGGTTTTTGTGCTTGGAGGATACATTGTTTCCAAAG ACGATCTTCAGCCATGGATGAGTTGGGGATACTATGTTTCTCCAATGATGTACGGCCAAAATGCCATTGCCATTAACGAATTTCTTGATGAAAGATGGGACAAG CCTCTACCCGGAGCTGATCCCGTCACTGGTCAATCGACGGTAGGAAAGGTTCTTCTGAAATCCAGAGGATTATTTTTGACAGACAACTGGTTTTGGATTTGTGTTGGGGCACTCTTTGCGTTTTCTGTTCTCTTCAACGTTCTTTTCATGCTTGCACTTACTTATTTAAGCC CTTTTGGTGAGTCTAAAGCTTTGATTGCGGATGAGGATGACAGTAAGAAGTCGAAGAACATCCGGTTACAGGAGATTAGTGGATCAAATGCAACAGAACCAAAAAGAGGAATGGTTCTACCTTTCCAGCCTCTTTCACTTTCGTTCAACCATGTGAATTACTATGTTGATATGCCTGCT GAAATGAAGTCCCAAGGAATTGAAGAAACTCGTCTCCAGTTGTTAAGAGATGTTAGCGGGGCTTTCAGACCAGGAGTATTGACAGCATTAGTTGGTGTTAGCGGTGCTGGAAAAACTACCTTGATGGATGTTCTAGCAGGAAGGAAAACTGGAGGGTACATTGAAGGAGAAATTAACATATCTGGATATCCAAAGAACCAAGCAACATTTGCTCGAGTTAGTGGTTACTGTGAACAAAATGATATTCATTCACCTCATGTCACAGTTTACGAATCTCTTTTGTACTCAGCCTGGCTTCGTCTCTCTGCTGATGTTAAGAAGGAGACGCGAAAG ATGTTCGTTGACGAGGTTATGGACTTGGTTGAGCTTCATCCGCTGAGCAATTCTCTAGTTGGTATGCCTGGAGAAGACGGTCTTTCAACTGAACAGAGAAAGAGACTTACCATAGCCGTAGAGTTGGTTGCTAATCCATCAATCATTTTCATGGATGAGCCAACATCAGGTCTTGATGCTAGGGCTGCCGCAATTGTCATGCGAACCGTGAGAAACACAGTAGATACAGGGAGAACGGTTGTCTGCACTATTCATCAACCTAGTATTGATATCTTTGAAGCTTTTGATGAG CTTTTATTGATGAAAAGAGGAGGGCAAGTCACATATGCTGGATCACTTGGTGCTCGTTCTCACAAGCTTGTAGAATACTTTCAG TCTGTTCCCGGTGTTGCAAAGATTAGAGATGGATATAATCCTGCTACATGGATGCTTGATGTTAGTTCTGCTTCTGTGGAGGCTCAGCTAGACGTAGATTTTGCTGAAGTTTATGCTAATTCCATCCTCTATCA GAGAAACCAAGAAGTTATCAAAGAGTTAAGCACTCCTGCACCAGGTTCCCAAGACCTTCATTTCCCCACCGAGTACTCCCAAGATTTTCTGACTCAATGCAAAGCGTGTTTCTGGAAACAACATTGGTCATATTGGAGGAATCCTAAATACAATGCAATCCGATTGTTCACAACTACAGTCATTGGAATTCTATTTGGTGTAATCTTTTGGGACAAAGGAGACAAAAC CTCTAAACAACAAGACCTGCAGAATTTGCTTGGAGCTATGTATTCTGCTACTCTTTTCCTTGGAGCGGGTAACGCTGCTTCTGTGCAGGCTATTGTTGCGGTTGAGAGAACAGTATTCTACCGTGAAAAAGCTGCGGGAATGTACTCCGCATTGCCCTACGCATTTGCACAG GTGGCCATCGAGGTGATTTATGTCTTTGTCCAGACCTTGGTGTACTCTCTTATCCTTTTCTCTATGATTGGGTTCCCTTGGGGCGTAGCCAAGTTCTTGTACTTCTTCTACTTCATGTTCATGTGCTTTATCTACTTTACATTGTACGGCATGATGTGCGTAGCGCTGACTCCATCCCCCCAAATTGCTTCCATCGCTATGTCCTTCTTCTTAAGTTTATGGAATTTGTTCTCTGGTTTTCTCCTCCCTAGGCCG CAAATTCCCATATGGTGGAGGTGGTACTACTGGGGTTCACCTGTTGCTTGGACTCTTTACGGTCTAGTGGCATCTCAGGTTGGTGACAAGACCAATGAATTGCTGGTTCCCGGGTTGTTAGTCAATCCAACAGTAAAAAGTTTCCTGAaggatattttcggttttgaatacGACTTCCTTAAGTGGGTTGTCTTAGCTCATATCGGGTTTGTTGTTGCCTTTTTCTTTGTCTTTGCTTATGGAATCAAGAACTTCAACTTCCAAAGAAGATGA